In Primulina eburnea isolate SZY01 chromosome 14, ASM2296580v1, whole genome shotgun sequence, the following proteins share a genomic window:
- the LOC140813329 gene encoding uncharacterized protein yields MAPGRKSRKGKEVVQESEAPNVRGLNETDWGRRGRRPRGEAQNVNVDREVDQLTRGMGEMELVISRFQNMRPPRFFGNEDGEKAIAWLKSMKRLFNMLEYTPDLQLKLAICQLKDRAQLWWETTEDALKESGERVTWAVFCAQFAREYSPPSYYSAKEAEFNRLTQGNMTVVEYASQFSALLAYVPHVASSDRNKLSHFMQGLNRTICTLVVAGAPINYADAVEKAKNVEASLLLAEPQSVHPGFPQSFGGNVPLPVGAPLYPSLLPYQPSQPYQQPKQQSFKAKGKQFKKQTRSSSSSSGSQRGSSVGSPGGVFCDRCGGKHFSTQCTGVQGSCNICGQVGHYARVCPNAARQQFQQPQFGQGFRGQATRPFVPTQSFQQSSYPQPRGSAQQHFPGPQQARVHALTQDQVQDAPGGVIAGHSRGFDASGGASASGTQ; encoded by the coding sequence ATGGCACCTGGGCGGAAGAGTAGAAAAGGAAAGGAAGTTGTTCAGGAGTCTGAAGCTCCTAACGTTAGAGGACTGAACGAGACTGACTGGGGAAGACGAGGTCGTCGTCCTCGGGGTGAAGCACAAAATGTTAATGTTGATCGGGAAGTGGATCAGTTGACGAGAGGAATGGGGGAAATGGAACTTGTGATATCTCGATTTCAGAATATGCGTCCTCCTCGATTCTTCGGGAATGAAGATGGCGAGAAAGCTATAGCGTGGCTAAAGAGTATGAAGCGTTTGTTCAATATGTTGGAGTACACCCCCGATTTGCAGCTTAAGTTGGCCATTTGTCAATTAAAGGACCGAGCTCAGTTGTGGTGGGAAACTACTGAGGATGCTTTGAAGGAATCGGGTGAAAGAGTTACTTGGGCTGTGTTTTGTGCTCAGTTTGCTCGAGAGTATTCACCGCCTTCATACTATTCGGCCAAGGAAGCTGAGTTCAATAGATTGACTCAGGGAAATATGACTGTTGTGGAGTATGCCTCTCAATTCTCAGCGCTTCTTGCCTATGTTCCTCATGTTGCTAGCAGCGATCGGAACAAGCTATCGCATTTTATGCAAGGATTGAATCGAACCATTTGCACTTTGGTAGTAGCTGGAGCACCTATTAATTATGCCGATGCCGTTGAGAAAGCCAAGAATGTGGAGGCGAGTCTACTTTTGGCGGAACCACAGTCAGTTCATCCAGGTTTTCCTCAGAGTTTCGGAGGCAATGTGCCGTTGCCAGTGGGGGCACCACTATACCCATCTTTACTGCCGTACCAGCCTTCGCAGCCTTATCAGCAACCAAAGCAGCAAAGCTTTAAGGCCAAAggaaaacaattcaagaaaCAGACTCGtagcagttcttctagttccGGCAGTCAGCGTGGAAGCTCAGTTGGGTCCCCAGGTGGAGTATTTTGTGATCGTTGTGGTGGTAAGCATTTCAGTACTCAGTGTACGGGAGTTCAGGGATCTTGTAATATTTGTGGGCAAGTTGGACATTATGCTAGAGTATGTCCGAATGCAGCAAGACAACAATTTCAGCAACCTCAGTTTGGTCAGGGTTTTAGAGGACAAGCAACTAGGCCGTTTGTTCCTACTCAGTCTTTCCAGCAGTCTAGCTATCCTCAGCCTAGAGGTTCTGCACAGCAGCATTTCCCAGGGCCACAGCAGGCTCGAGTTCATGCTTTAACCCAGGATCAAGTTCAAGACGCACCGGGCGGAGTTATCGCAG